The sequence below is a genomic window from Sulfurospirillum oryzae.
ATGCAAAAGTACATTGATGAGACACTCATTTTTCATTTGACATTTTTTACATGTTGTCACACAAAGCATTTTATAATCTAAGGAAGTTAAAAATAAATTTCTTAGGAGACTTTAGTTGTTTTTGCAAGTAAAGATAAAGCAGAAGAATTCATGAAACAATATAAGGAAAGAAACGTTCTTGATTTTGCACAAGTTTCTAATGGGCTTAATGAATCTTTTGACTGACAAACAGCACTAGAATATGAAATAAGAGACTACTCAATCAATCCACAAAAATAAAACTTACCCACCTCTCTTTAAAAATAGAGTTAAAATATAAAAATATGATTTTTTTGTACTTTTTATAAAAAATAATATTTCTGTGACGCAAACTGTGACACGTTTTAGTTAGAATGATGACTTTAATAATTTTAAAAATAAAATATATGTGTTGTATTTAACATTTATTTAATATTAAATATAACTAATGTAGAAAATTACTAAAAAATCTAGTACTTTTCTTCTTTAATATGTATTTTTTGAATATTACTATTGCCATTACATGTAAAGATAATATGCGCAACACAAATAAAACAATTCCCTACAATTGGGAAAGAGACTAAGGAATCCTATGCGGAGAAAATTTAAAGTTTGCACCTTTTTTTTAGTGATGGCAAGTCTTGCTTACGCCGAGTCTGTTACTGACTTAATCGATAAAAGAGAGCAGTTTGAGAAACAAAAAGAGGTTTTTGAAAAACTTGAAAAGCGCCAAGATGAAAACATTATGCGTTATAACGTTGAAAAGCCCGAGCTTTTACCCCAAAAAGATGAGCAATGTTTTGAGATAAAAGAAATTAAGGACGAAGGTATAACATTACTTTCTCATAGTGAGAAACAATTTTTATATGAGCAGTACATTGGCAAGTGCAATTCCCTTACGGATCTATCCAATCTAGCGCGCGAACTTACTGCATTGTACCTTGATAAAGGGTATATCACTTCACAAGTTTATATCAAACCTCAAAATATCGCTTCAGGTGAAGTAACACTTTATGCTGTTGAAGGAAAAATAGAAAAAATATCTCCCGATGAGCGTTATATCAACAGTGCTTTTATAGGACAACAGGGGGATTATCTCAATCTTCGTGATTTAGAAAATGCCGTTGAGATGATCAATCGTTTGCCAAGCAATCATGCCACAATGGATATGGTTCCTAGTGAAAAGGTCGGTTATACCGATGTTAATATTGAAAACAATACCACAAACCGCATCAATGGAAATATTGGACTTAATAATTTTGGAACCAAAAAGACAGGCGATAAGCAAGGCTCTCTTGAGCTCAATCTTGACGATCCTTTAAGGCTTAATGATCAGTTTAAAATCAATCTCAACAGTACCAATAAACACTTTCAAAATGAAAATTCCGTAGGTGATAGCTATGAGTATTCCATCCCTTTTGAACGGTTACTGACTACTTTAAGCTATCGAAAAAGTCGTTATGAGCAATACGTTAATGGCGGCATTAATCGCTATGAATCTAATGGCGATACTAAAACCTATACCTTAGCACTCAATTATAAGCTCTTTCATAATGAATCACATCGTGTTAGCGTTGGAACTTCTGTATCGCAGTATCAAACACAAAACTATATGAGCAAAGCACTGATTGAAACCTCTAGTTATGATCTCTCCAAAGCGGGCGCAATGATAGATTATATGTATCAAACAACAGGTTTTTACACGTATGTAGCATTCAATTACACCAAAGGAACCGATTGGTTTAACGCTCACAATCCAACAGCTCTTAATGAAAAATACGCTCTTTATACTATTGATGCTTCACTAAGTAAGCGCCTTGATGAATTTCAATACGCGCTTAGTGGACACTATCAACACTCCAATGACCAACTCTTTAGTGCCAATCAAATCAGCATAGGCGGGCATTATAGTATTCGCGGTTACCAAAAAGAGGGGCTGAGTGGCAATACTGGCTATTATGTACGTAATGAGCTCTCTTATACCCCTCAAGTCAAGTTTATGGAGTACTTTGATCAGACCTATTTTATAGCCCTTGATGGTGGCGAAATCAAAAAAGAAGTCGATACTAAAGGTGGTACTTTGCTGAGTGATTCTTTAGGACTTAAGCTCAAAAGAGGTGATTTTGATATGACACTTTACTATGCAATGCCTCTTTATAAAAAAGACGTGAGTGTCACTCACAATTTCTTTGGCGTTTCTGCCAATTACCGTTTTTAATCAACCATGAATGTACGAACAAAGGAAACACATGACAAGTAGACAAGTTGTATCCGTTATTGTTAGCACCGTTTTAATATTAAACCAAACACTCCTAGCAGCAGAACTCACCATAGATACCAGTGCGCCTAAAGCCAATCAAGCAGACCTCATTAAAGCACCCAGTGGAACGACAATTGTCAATATAGTAACGCCCAATTCGCAAGGGCTTTCGCACAATAAATTCTCAAATTTCAATGTCGATTCACAAGGTCTCATCCTTAATAATGCTAAAACGATTGCTAATACGCAGCTTGCAGGATACATCTCTTACAACCCAAATTTAACAGGCAATAATGCTAAACTCATTCTCAATGAAGTCACAGGTACGAGTAAAACACTCCTGCAAGGTTATACGGAAGTGGCAGGTGTAGCTGCTGATGTTATCATCGCTAATCCTAATGGTATCAGTGTTAATGGTGGAGGATTTATCAATACACCTAGTGCAACACTTACCACAGGTACACCTATGATGAATGGAAACCTGTTGCAAGGCTTTGACATTAGTGGCGGAAGCATCGTCATTGACGGAGATGGCTTTAATGGTAATAATATTGCTAAAGTCAATCTCTACGCTAAGGCGTTACAACTCAATGCTAAACTTTACGCCGATGGGCTCAATGTTGTGATAGGGGAAAACACCATATCCCTTGATGGCAGTGTTACGCCTAAAAACAAAAGTGGCAGTGGTGTGTCTATCGACTCAACGCTACTTGGAGGCATTTATGCCAATACCATAACGCTCAAAAGTACTGACAAAGGCATTGGTGTCAATCTTCCGCCTGAAGTCTTTGCTCAAAATTCCTTAGAACTTCTTGCCGATGGTAGCATCGTTGCTTCTAAAGTCGTTGCAGGCACAAACGTAGCACTGACCTCTCAAAGTGCCAATGTCAATCTTACCAATGATGTAACAGCCAATAACATTGCCCTTAATGCAGGTAAAGAGCTTCTAGTTGCAGAAAATAAAGTCATTCAATCATTTCAAGACATGACCATCGTAGCCGAAACCATTAGCAATAAAGGTGAATTGAATGCTCTTTTAGGCACAGGGAAAAGCAGCATTACCGCTTTAGGGAACATCAACAATGAAGGGCTTATTGGCGGTTATGATGTGGATGTAAAAGCCAGTAGCATTGACAACACGGGTGCATTTTATTCTAAAAATAATCTAGTAGTTACAGCTCAAACACTAAACAATGATGGTGTCATTCGAAGCAATAAAGCCATAGATCTTCTTATCGAAAGCTCTCTTACCAATCAAGCAAATGGGCTTATCTACAGTGACGATACGTTAAATATCGCTGCAAATAGTGCCAAAGATAAAATCAATACAGTAACCAACTACGGCACCATCCAATCGGATAAAGACATAGCCATCACCGCCCAAACACTGAACAATACAGCAAGTACCCCAACCATAAGCCAAGTCTCAACTTCTGGCTCCACAACGGTTTCTCAAGGTGGCATTAATGATTATGATGTTGTCACAACAACAACCCAAACGCAAATAGTCGATATTCCAACTACTCCTGCATTGATTATAGCCTCTGGCGATATTGCGCTTGATCTTGGTACATTAAACAATCATTACTCCCTTATAGCCTCCGATGGTAACATCGTCCTTAATGCAACGTTAGCCAACAATGTCGGCAAAGTCATCGTGACCACAACAGACATCGTCACCACCCAATATCGTAATACCAAAAGTTGTAAGAAAAAATTTGGCGTAACTTATGGTTGCCATACCTACGCTGGATATAGAGGTACCTTTACACAAAGCGACACCACCAGACTTCCCCTAGCAGGATACGGGATCCAAGCTAAAAAAAGCATCACTGGTAATGTTGTCACCCTCAATAACATCAGTGACCAGTTAAATGGTTCGCTAGATGCTCAGCAAATTCAAGCTAAATTAACCACGATTGACAGTGTGGAAAATAACGCTAAAAATTTACAAAAACTAACAACCTCTCTTACAGATTCAACTACCAATGCACAAGAGATGACCTCCGATGCACCCACCATCACGGGAGCCGTGGCAGCTATTGTAACGCTTAGCGATTTGGATACTTTTAAAACGGATTTAGCTTCCGTAAAAACAGGACTTCAAGAGTCTCTTGATGACGTAAAAGCAACCCTCTCCTCTTTAGAAGCTATCGTTACTTCCATCAAAGCATTGGGAAACACAGGTGGTATAACCCATAACACCACCTCTCTAGAATCCACGATAGCCGTACTTAAAAACAATATTACCCTAGCAGAGAGCCACTTAACTGATTTCGATACGATAAAAAACTCCCTAGTCGTTGTTGCAGATGCTACCGCTAAAAAGCAAAATCTCATAGATACCAATGTCGTTATGAATGATCTATTTTCTCAAAGCGCACAAGCACTAAGCACACTCAATATTACACCACTTTCAACAGGACTAGAAACTGTTGGAAACACACTTCGCACCGAAGTCAATACTGCGTTAGCACAACAAAACAATGTCGAATATAAAATCATTACCGCTAATGAAGGCTTATACCAAACCAATACACACAATGCACTCTCTCCAACGACACCGGTAACCTATACGGCTAATAGCAGCACCATCATCGACAATATCACACTTCCGAAAGGTAAGTATGGTGTGTTTTTAGTTGATAAAGCCAAAGATCATCCCTATCTCATCGAAGCCAACCCTCTTTATACGAACTACAACACCTTTATCAGCTCAGATTATATGCTTAAAAAGCTCGATTACCGCCCAGAGAATACCCTCAAACGTCTAGGCGATGCGATGTATGAAACGCAGCTTGTAAGTAACAGTGTCATACGCCTTAGTGGCAGTCGTTACCTTGAAGGTTATGGCTCAGAGCTTTCGCAGTTTCAAGGACTGATGGATAATGCCCTAAGCCTCCAATCTTCTTTGGAGTTAAAGCTAGGCATTGCTCTCTCTTCTGATCAAATAGCACGTCTGAGTAAAAACATCGTCTGGATGGTGGAAAAAGTCGTCGATGGACAGAGCGTACTGGCTCCAGAAGTCTATCTTGCAAGTACCAATGTAGGAAGCGATGGCGCAAAAATAGCCGCAGGGAATATCGACCTTGTCATCCAAGATACCCTGCTTAACGATGGCATCATCGCAGCAGATGGCTCACTTAAAGTTGCTACAGGTTCCAAACTCACCAATCAAAACGGTGCTATTACTTCGGGTGGAACTATGGCTCTATCTTCAGGAGGTGCTTTGGAAAACCTAAGCGGAACCATCACTTCGGGTGGCGACATGAGCCTCCAAGCTGGGAGCATCGCTAGTTCTGCTCTAACACAAGATAAAACCTATAACTATGGACAAGGATCACAAACTACCACACTAAAAGGTAAGGCTTCCCAGCTCACTTCTGGTGGCAGCCTTGCAATGCAAGCCAATGATGACATCACACTTGCCAATACCCATGTTCAAGCCCAAGGTGATATTGCCCTTGTTTCTAGCAATGGGGCAGTTAACATTGAAGCAGTAGAGACCAAAGAAACCTATGACTTCCAATTAAAAAATGGCTACAACAGAGGCAATTCCATTACCCAAAATGGCTCAACCGTAGAGGGTAAAAACATCGCTATCAATGCCAACCAAGTGGGTGTCATAGCTTCCAACATGAATGCTAATGAAAACATCGTTTTAGACAGTAAAGAAGGCGTGAACATCTTAGCTGCCAATGATCTGACCTACCAGGACACCAAAATTACTAGTAAGAGCGGATTCTTTGGTAAAAAAACACAACAAGACACCAAATATAAAGAAACCGTTGTCCAAAGTAACCTTAAAGCCAATAACATCCTCATAAAAGCAGATACAGGCAGTGCCACTTTAGAATCAGCCAATCTTATCGCTAAAGAGAACATCGTCGTTGATGCAAAAACTGACATCAATGTTCTTGCCAAACAGTACCGAGAAGGTGAGATGCACTCTACGAGTAAGTCTTCATGGGGAGGTTTGAGCCAAAGTGCTTCCATGAACAGAGTCGATGCCTTAAATGCCAAAGAAGCACAGCTTAGAACTGAAGCGTTGAACATCATCATGAAATCAGGCAATGACATCAAAGTCATCGGCTCCAACATCGATGCCGCGTCAGACCTACAACTCCAAGCCGCCAATGAAGTACTTATAGCAGCAGCCCAAGAGTTTAGCCAAAATGAACAGTGGAGTAAAAAAAGCAGCTTCAACCTAGGCAATATGCTCACTTCTCTTGCAACATTTGGTCTTACTAAAACAGGACCTGTGTATGAATCAGAGTTTAAGAAAGATGATAAGACCAAAGTCAGTGCAAAGTCTTCTAACATTAACAGTGGCAATAACATCATCATCGACAGTGGCAATGCCAAAGTGGTAGGCTCGAACCTCAGTGCGACTAACACCATCCAAGCCACAACCAACACAGGCTCCATCGAAGTGCTCTCCGCTGAAGAGAGTGCAAAAACTTCAAGTGTCAGTAAAAAAACAGAAGTGAGCTTAGGCAATATCTTTGAGATGGCAGAGTCCATTCAAAAAGTTGTTACGCCACAACCGGGTAAAGACCAAGACACAAAGATAAAAATCTCCGTCGCCAAAGCAACCTATGACAACTCAGCCACATCAACTGAGAGCCTAACCCATAAAAGCTCATCGCTTACCAGTAAAAGCGGTGACATCGTGATGGATTCTAAAAAAGACATCATGGTCGATGGCTCCAAACTTGAAGCGGCTAAAACAGTGAAACTCACCACCCAAGAAGGCGATGTCACCATCAAAGAGTCCATAGACACCTTTACTGAAAACGCTAAAGAAAAACATGCCAGTGCAGAAGTAAGCATCACCGTACAAAACGAATATGTGGAAATAGGCTCTGCCGTTAAAGCAGCCGCAGAGTCCGCCAAACAACTTAAAAAAGTCAAAGAGGACTACAGCAAGTATAAAGATGAAGTCAGCAAACTCGAATCAACTCTCAGTGATGTTAAAGCACGCTATAAAGCTAAAGAAGCAGGCATTGACTTTGAAGACATCGGTGATCTTCAAGACCTAATTGACAATGTCAAAGACAATGAAAAGTACTATGTAGCAGCAATTGCCGCGGCTGCAGCGGATCTGGCTACTAAAACCGTTGCTATCGCATCTCAAGTCGCTACAGCTGCTGCAAGTTCAGGTACATGGGGCTTCTCCGCAGGACTAGCCCTCGATATGAAAGGCTCTCAACTGCTCAGTGATGCTGGTTACACCAAAAGCCTTGCTTCAAGTATCTATGGCAATGACATCCTTATAAACACCAACACTGCAACTGACACCACAACGACAGTAAGTGGTTCAACCTTAGCAGCAAAAGATAACCTAAATATCACAACCCATGACTTACATGTAAAATCCTCAGTCGATACCACAACCTCCAAACAAGACAGTAAAGACCTCAGTGGAACGCTATCTATGACCATGTACGGTGGAGGCAGTGGACTAGGAGCTACACTAGGGTATGGCGAAGGACATCAAAACAGTGATAGTACCACCAATACCAATGCAGAACTCCTTGCTAAAAACATCAACATCACTACCACAAACGATGCTTCCTTTAAAGGAGCCACAGTTAAAGCAGACGATACCTTGAATGTCAAAGTTGGAGGTGACCTCAGTGTTGAATCTCAAAGAGATAGTAGCTCCTCTAACTCCAAAGGGTTTAATGTCAGTGTCAGTGCCTCTTTAGGGAAGGATAAAGACTACACAGCAAATCAAAGTGATTACGCAACTCCAGAAGCATATAAAGCTGCACAAAATGCGCTCAATAAAACAGCAGGTGCTAGAATTGGTAATGGCTTAGGCAGTACAGGAGCCAGCTTTGGAGCCAATACTGGGACAAGCCAAAGTAAACAAACGGTTCTTACCTCTCTGACAGGAGATAATGTCAATATTGATGTTGAGAAAAATACGAACATCAAAGGTGCCCTTATAGCTGCAGGTAGTACCAATGAGCAAGGTCAGTTTGAAGATAATGGTAATCTCAAATTCAAAACCGATACGTTAACCTTTGCAAACTCTAGCAATACCCAATTTAGCTCTAGCAATAGCTTTAATGTAGGAGCTAATATAGGATTTGAAACAAAAACCAATGCCAAAACTAATGTGAAAGAATCAACCACTAAAGTCAATTCTTCCTCTCTATCACTTAGCAATCAAATGGGCTACAGTGGTTCTAAAACCTTAGCCACTGTAGGTCAAGGCAAGCTAGAAGTAGGCGACACTGAAAACTCCGATGACCTTACTAGACTTAACCGAGATACCACGAAAGTCAACAAAGAGCTTTACTCAGGAAGTGTGGGTACTTCGGTGACAGCGGTACTAGATCATAGGTTACTCACAGAAGATGGAAGGAATCAGATAAAAGAAGATGTCAAAAAAGCAAGTAATGCGCTTAGTGCCATGGGTGATGCCATCACAAAAGATGAAGTAGGACTCAAAAACTTCTTTGAACATCAAGGTGTTGTAGATGCAACCTATGAAGTCATGAAGCAGTTTATACAAACCGAAGATGGTAAATATGCCAAAATATGGAATGACCAAGTCAATGCAACACCAGAGCAGATCCAAGAAGCAACCAATGCTTTTTCTAAAGTCATTGCTTATCAATACAACATTTCTCTTGATGAAGCAAAACTGATCGCAGCTGCTTCATTTATGAAAGGGGCAACGTATAATCAACCTAAATCCAATACGATTGTTGTCAATGCCAATGGCAACAATAATGCACTTGATTATGCAGAGACAACCACCCATGAAGGAATCCATGCTGGCATAAATCAAGGGTTTATCAGCAATAGAGGAACTCCAGAACTTAATGAAGCATACGCTAGACTTATGGAAGGATATGGCAATAAAGACTTTGTGTTTGTCTATACCAATGCAGGGTATGGTGAAGTAAAAACTGACAATGTCAATAAACCTATCACCCAAGGTGATTCTGCACTGATAGACAAAAACACAGAGTGGTTTATGGATAAGGCTATTAATGATCCAAAAAATGTGGATTATAGTACGGATGTTCAAAAATTACCTGATGGAAGATATAAAGTTGTGAATGTTAATTTGAAAGACAATGATAAATCAATATATGTTGTTAATGACAAAGGTGAACGTACTGGTGAAAAAATAGGTGAATCAATATTTATAGATTCATTTTATTATGCAGATGGTTCATCTAAAGCTACTCTAGCGAGAGGAATTATTGATACAACTTCTAAAGAGGGGGCAAATTTTTTAAATAACAAAATCTACTCAGATACTCCTTCTATTGCATCTTACATAAATGAATGGAGGAATTATAATTTTAAGGATATAGGGGCAGAAAAGTATCCTCCAGGTCAAGAAAGAGCTGATTATACCTATCGAGGTAGTCAAATTTATCCAGGTGTTTATGCAAGTGCGAGAGACTTTGGTAACATTGGTGCAGGGTATGTAGCTGGATATGGTTTAATGCCATGGAATTTATCAAAATTTACTTTTGAGCGTTTTCAAGCCAAACAAAATGGTAATATTTTTGGAGATGGTACAGAAGTTGGACAATCAACTTCTGCACAATTCCTTGGTTGGGAAAAAGGATATCAAGCAATAACTAATAAATTACAAGATTAAAATTAAATGGAGACTAAATGAAAAAAATAATTTATTTGACAAGTGGTTTAATTGTATTGCTTATAATAATGAATTGTATTCCATTGTATCAAACTTTTTATTATGAGAGTCCAGATAAATCTAAAGTAATCACTTTTTATAGAGCCTTTTATCAATTGAATGGAAATTATTATGTAATTCCTTATAGATATGAAAATTATTTGCCCCCTACAAATAATTATTGTATTGAAAAAACAAATATTTTCCAATTTATGTCTATTATTACCATGACGGAAAGATATATTAATTGGTATCCTGCTGATCAAAATTATTATTTAAAAGCTAACTGGAAATGTATAGAAAATACGCTAAATGAAAACATTGATATAAATAATATTTTTGATTTTAAGATTCAACCAAAAACGAGAGATGATTTTTGGAAAGAAGTTGTTACTCCTAAATATAGCCTTTATTATGTTGAAAATATTTTTGAGGAAATGAATAAAAGTAGCGTCACTGATTCTATTTGGTGGAAAAAAATTAGATATGGATTACTTTTAATTCTGCCTATTTTAATTTTTTACATTATTCTTAATTTTATTAGGAATAAAA
It includes:
- a CDS encoding ShlB/FhaC/HecB family hemolysin secretion/activation protein, producing MRRKFKVCTFFLVMASLAYAESVTDLIDKREQFEKQKEVFEKLEKRQDENIMRYNVEKPELLPQKDEQCFEIKEIKDEGITLLSHSEKQFLYEQYIGKCNSLTDLSNLARELTALYLDKGYITSQVYIKPQNIASGEVTLYAVEGKIEKISPDERYINSAFIGQQGDYLNLRDLENAVEMINRLPSNHATMDMVPSEKVGYTDVNIENNTTNRINGNIGLNNFGTKKTGDKQGSLELNLDDPLRLNDQFKINLNSTNKHFQNENSVGDSYEYSIPFERLLTTLSYRKSRYEQYVNGGINRYESNGDTKTYTLALNYKLFHNESHRVSVGTSVSQYQTQNYMSKALIETSSYDLSKAGAMIDYMYQTTGFYTYVAFNYTKGTDWFNAHNPTALNEKYALYTIDASLSKRLDEFQYALSGHYQHSNDQLFSANQISIGGHYSIRGYQKEGLSGNTGYYVRNELSYTPQVKFMEYFDQTYFIALDGGEIKKEVDTKGGTLLSDSLGLKLKRGDFDMTLYYAMPLYKKDVSVTHNFFGVSANYRF
- a CDS encoding two-partner secretion domain-containing protein, translating into MTSRQVVSVIVSTVLILNQTLLAAELTIDTSAPKANQADLIKAPSGTTIVNIVTPNSQGLSHNKFSNFNVDSQGLILNNAKTIANTQLAGYISYNPNLTGNNAKLILNEVTGTSKTLLQGYTEVAGVAADVIIANPNGISVNGGGFINTPSATLTTGTPMMNGNLLQGFDISGGSIVIDGDGFNGNNIAKVNLYAKALQLNAKLYADGLNVVIGENTISLDGSVTPKNKSGSGVSIDSTLLGGIYANTITLKSTDKGIGVNLPPEVFAQNSLELLADGSIVASKVVAGTNVALTSQSANVNLTNDVTANNIALNAGKELLVAENKVIQSFQDMTIVAETISNKGELNALLGTGKSSITALGNINNEGLIGGYDVDVKASSIDNTGAFYSKNNLVVTAQTLNNDGVIRSNKAIDLLIESSLTNQANGLIYSDDTLNIAANSAKDKINTVTNYGTIQSDKDIAITAQTLNNTASTPTISQVSTSGSTTVSQGGINDYDVVTTTTQTQIVDIPTTPALIIASGDIALDLGTLNNHYSLIASDGNIVLNATLANNVGKVIVTTTDIVTTQYRNTKSCKKKFGVTYGCHTYAGYRGTFTQSDTTRLPLAGYGIQAKKSITGNVVTLNNISDQLNGSLDAQQIQAKLTTIDSVENNAKNLQKLTTSLTDSTTNAQEMTSDAPTITGAVAAIVTLSDLDTFKTDLASVKTGLQESLDDVKATLSSLEAIVTSIKALGNTGGITHNTTSLESTIAVLKNNITLAESHLTDFDTIKNSLVVVADATAKKQNLIDTNVVMNDLFSQSAQALSTLNITPLSTGLETVGNTLRTEVNTALAQQNNVEYKIITANEGLYQTNTHNALSPTTPVTYTANSSTIIDNITLPKGKYGVFLVDKAKDHPYLIEANPLYTNYNTFISSDYMLKKLDYRPENTLKRLGDAMYETQLVSNSVIRLSGSRYLEGYGSELSQFQGLMDNALSLQSSLELKLGIALSSDQIARLSKNIVWMVEKVVDGQSVLAPEVYLASTNVGSDGAKIAAGNIDLVIQDTLLNDGIIAADGSLKVATGSKLTNQNGAITSGGTMALSSGGALENLSGTITSGGDMSLQAGSIASSALTQDKTYNYGQGSQTTTLKGKASQLTSGGSLAMQANDDITLANTHVQAQGDIALVSSNGAVNIEAVETKETYDFQLKNGYNRGNSITQNGSTVEGKNIAINANQVGVIASNMNANENIVLDSKEGVNILAANDLTYQDTKITSKSGFFGKKTQQDTKYKETVVQSNLKANNILIKADTGSATLESANLIAKENIVVDAKTDINVLAKQYREGEMHSTSKSSWGGLSQSASMNRVDALNAKEAQLRTEALNIIMKSGNDIKVIGSNIDAASDLQLQAANEVLIAAAQEFSQNEQWSKKSSFNLGNMLTSLATFGLTKTGPVYESEFKKDDKTKVSAKSSNINSGNNIIIDSGNAKVVGSNLSATNTIQATTNTGSIEVLSAEESAKTSSVSKKTEVSLGNIFEMAESIQKVVTPQPGKDQDTKIKISVAKATYDNSATSTESLTHKSSSLTSKSGDIVMDSKKDIMVDGSKLEAAKTVKLTTQEGDVTIKESIDTFTENAKEKHASAEVSITVQNEYVEIGSAVKAAAESAKQLKKVKEDYSKYKDEVSKLESTLSDVKARYKAKEAGIDFEDIGDLQDLIDNVKDNEKYYVAAIAAAAADLATKTVAIASQVATAAASSGTWGFSAGLALDMKGSQLLSDAGYTKSLASSIYGNDILINTNTATDTTTTVSGSTLAAKDNLNITTHDLHVKSSVDTTTSKQDSKDLSGTLSMTMYGGGSGLGATLGYGEGHQNSDSTTNTNAELLAKNINITTTNDASFKGATVKADDTLNVKVGGDLSVESQRDSSSSNSKGFNVSVSASLGKDKDYTANQSDYATPEAYKAAQNALNKTAGARIGNGLGSTGASFGANTGTSQSKQTVLTSLTGDNVNIDVEKNTNIKGALIAAGSTNEQGQFEDNGNLKFKTDTLTFANSSNTQFSSSNSFNVGANIGFETKTNAKTNVKESTTKVNSSSLSLSNQMGYSGSKTLATVGQGKLEVGDTENSDDLTRLNRDTTKVNKELYSGSVGTSVTAVLDHRLLTEDGRNQIKEDVKKASNALSAMGDAITKDEVGLKNFFEHQGVVDATYEVMKQFIQTEDGKYAKIWNDQVNATPEQIQEATNAFSKVIAYQYNISLDEAKLIAAASFMKGATYNQPKSNTIVVNANGNNNALDYAETTTHEGIHAGINQGFISNRGTPELNEAYARLMEGYGNKDFVFVYTNAGYGEVKTDNVNKPITQGDSALIDKNTEWFMDKAINDPKNVDYSTDVQKLPDGRYKVVNVNLKDNDKSIYVVNDKGERTGEKIGESIFIDSFYYADGSSKATLARGIIDTTSKEGANFLNNKIYSDTPSIASYINEWRNYNFKDIGAEKYPPGQERADYTYRGSQIYPGVYASARDFGNIGAGYVAGYGLMPWNLSKFTFERFQAKQNGNIFGDGTEVGQSTSAQFLGWEKGYQAITNKLQD